The region CGCCTTCACCTTGTTGGCGATCGTGCTGAACTCCGTGGAGCCCAGCGGCGCGTAGTCCTCGCCGAGAACCGTCATGCCGTTGGCCTTCGCGTACGCCTTGATCTCCTTGTTGGCGGTGCGCGGGAAGACGTAGTCGCTGCCGACGAGGTAGATCTTCTTCTTGCCCTGTGACTTGAGGTAGTCGAGCGCGGGGACGATCTGCTGGTTGGTGGTCGCGCCGGTGTAGAAGATGTAGGGCGACTCCTCCAGGCCCTCGTACTGCACGGGGTAGAACAGCAGCGACTTGTTCTTCTCGAAGACCGGCTTGACGGCCTTGCGGCTCGCCGAGGTCCAGCAGCCGAACGTGGCCGCGACCCGGTCCTCCTTGATGAGCTTGCTCGCCTTCTCGGCGAAGGTCGGCCAGTCGGAGGCGCCGTCCTCGCTGATCGGCTTGATCTTCTTGCCGAGCACTCCGCCTGAGGCGTTGATCTCGTCGATCGCCAGCTTCAGCGAATCGCGTACGGTCACCTCGCTGATCGCCATGGTGCCGGAGAGCGAGTTGAGGAGTCCGACCTTGACCGTGTCGCCGCTGGTGTCGGCCTGCGCCGCCTTGTCGGACGTACCGCCGGAGTTGGTCTTCGCGCCGCACGCGGAGAGCGCGACGACCGCGGCGAGCGCCGCGGTGCCGGCCATGAACCGACGCCTGGAGGTGCTGGAAACCCGGGAAACCCGGGAAACCCGGGAAACCCGGGAAACCATGGAAACCCTGGAAACGCTGGACAAAAGAACCCCCTAAGTCCCATGAGGGGACAGCCGGAAAGAAAGAGGCAGCCCTTCAGGGGCGGCGATGGCGCGCGAGTCTCCAGCTTTCCGCTGATGGTGTACCGGCTGGTTCCTGAAGTGCGGTCACAGCCTCAAGTCGCCCTGTTTCCAAGGCGTTTCGCCAGACTTTCCCGACTGTATCTTCCCGCTCTCTCCGGGCAAGAAAAAATGCCCGGGGCGGAATTCGGTGCATGAATTCACAGATCGCCCGAGGCATTCTAATTACTTCCTGCAGGAAGTATCTTGGTGCGGGTGTGAACGTGTCAAGGGCGGGATCCGTGAAGATCGAGTTCGGCCACCACGTCGAAGTCGACACCCTCGGCCCATGCCAGATAGATCCGCTGCCGTACGTGGCTGCCCCGCAGGTGCAGCAGTCCGCGCGGTCCCTCGTACGACACGGTGTCGGCCGTCGCCCCGATCGCCGACACGTCGAGCGACCCGGCCCGGGCGATGAGCGCGGCGAGCAACAGGACGCCCTCGTAACAGGATTCGCCGAGGCTTCCGAGTGCCGGTGCCTCGATGCCGTACCTTCCGGCGTACTGGCCGTGGAAGTCGAGGGTGTCCTGATTCGCGAGCGAGGCGAAGAAACCCGCGGTGCTGAAGAGGTCCGAGGTGGTGCTCGGCCCGCTGGCCATCAGCATGTTCTCGTCCATCAGCGTGCTCAGCCGCAG is a window of Streptomyces mirabilis DNA encoding:
- the urtA gene encoding urea ABC transporter substrate-binding protein encodes the protein MAGTAALAAVVALSACGAKTNSGGTSDKAAQADTSGDTVKVGLLNSLSGTMAISEVTVRDSLKLAIDEINASGGVLGKKIKPISEDGASDWPTFAEKASKLIKEDRVAATFGCWTSASRKAVKPVFEKNKSLLFYPVQYEGLEESPYIFYTGATTNQQIVPALDYLKSQGKKKIYLVGSDYVFPRTANKEIKAYAKANGMTVLGEDYAPLGSTEFSTIANKVKASKADAVFNTLNGDSNVAFFKEYKSAGLTATRMPVVSVSIAEEEVKSIGSQYLAGQLTAWNYYQTTPGAANTRFVKAYKAKYGQDKPTSDPMEAAYTSVYLWKAMVEKAKSFDPEKVKAASDGITFEAPEGKVTVDGASQHIYKTARIGKVGTDGLIQEVWNSGKPIKPDPFLKGYSWASGLS